A portion of the Oxynema aestuarii AP17 genome contains these proteins:
- a CDS encoding succinylglutamate desuccinylase/aspartoacylase family protein: MNDDRPLEIAGETVLPGQRKRINIPVAILPTQTELSLPICAIKGTSPGPCIWLSAAIHGDELNGVEIIRQVLEALDPRHLHGTAIAVPIVNVFGFIEQSRYLPDRRDLNRSFPGSPRGSLASRLANLFLREVVNRCTHGIDLHTASNHRTNLPQIRANLQDPETARCARAFAAPLTIHATTRDGSLREAASRRQIPVLLYEAGEALRFDAEAIRIGVEGVLRVMALLGMHSLSVPSPTNRSVKVHKTQWVRSPRSGILHLKVELGTAVYKKQWLGTISDAFGENDVKLQAPCDGIVIGHTQNPLVNQGDGILNLAVVDPDLVDFQW; this comes from the coding sequence ATGAACGACGATCGCCCCCTCGAAATTGCCGGGGAAACCGTTCTCCCCGGTCAGCGCAAACGCATTAATATTCCCGTCGCCATCCTCCCGACCCAAACCGAGCTTTCTCTGCCAATTTGCGCCATTAAAGGAACCTCCCCCGGTCCTTGTATCTGGCTGAGTGCGGCGATTCACGGCGACGAACTCAACGGGGTCGAAATTATTCGCCAAGTCCTCGAAGCCCTCGACCCGCGCCATCTCCACGGAACGGCGATCGCCGTTCCGATTGTCAACGTTTTCGGATTTATCGAACAATCCCGCTATCTCCCGGACCGTCGGGATTTGAATCGCTCGTTTCCCGGTTCGCCGCGCGGATCCCTGGCTTCGCGTCTGGCGAATCTATTTCTTCGAGAAGTCGTCAATCGCTGCACCCACGGGATCGACTTACATACCGCTTCCAACCATCGCACCAATTTGCCTCAAATTCGCGCCAATTTGCAAGATCCCGAAACCGCACGCTGCGCCCGAGCTTTCGCGGCGCCCCTGACCATTCACGCCACGACCCGGGACGGTTCGTTACGCGAAGCCGCCAGTCGCCGTCAGATCCCGGTGTTACTTTACGAAGCGGGGGAGGCGTTGCGCTTCGATGCGGAGGCGATTCGCATCGGCGTCGAAGGGGTTTTGCGAGTGATGGCACTCTTGGGTATGCACTCGCTCTCGGTTCCGTCTCCTACGAACCGTTCGGTCAAGGTCCATAAAACTCAATGGGTGCGATCGCCGCGCAGTGGAATTCTACATCTCAAGGTGGAGTTGGGAACGGCGGTTTATAAAAAACAATGGCTCGGTACGATCTCCGATGCCTTTGGCGAAAATGATGTCAAATTGCAAGCTCCCTGCGATGGGATCGTCATCGGTCACACCCAAAATCCTCTCGTCAATCAAGGGGATGGCATCCTCAATTTGGCGGTGGTCGATCCCGATCTCGTTGATTTTCAATGGTAA